One genomic window of Desulfuromonas sp. AOP6 includes the following:
- a CDS encoding Xaa-Pro peptidase family protein, whose amino-acid sequence MIDLTELQQRIAAMQDLLKAKGLDGALFIYPIDVYYFSGTRQNATLWMPSEGTPLLMVRKSLERARQESPLADIRPFPSSRDFASVIPAEAVKLGLTFDVLPVQQLNFYTKLLAGREFVDISPLNREVRSVKSPFEVELLRRSGASLSSVFTQVPEFLRAGMRELDLSAEFECRLRKAGNEGYVRMRAFNQELFQGLAVSAGGASYGFFDGAVTGRGLSNASPHGASLDVIERNVPILLDYTGVFEGYITDMTRIFVVGDLDDELKHAFDVSVAIQAYLQAALKPGAICEELFLRSVEMAAEAGLGGSFMGMPGEQARFVGHGVGLELDEFPVIAQGFKVPLKEGHVIAIEPKFVLPGKGVVGIENTFVTTAIGGVKLTDIPDVITYL is encoded by the coding sequence ATGATCGACCTGACCGAATTGCAGCAGCGCATAGCCGCCATGCAGGATCTGCTGAAAGCGAAAGGGCTGGACGGCGCCCTGTTTATCTACCCCATCGACGTCTACTACTTCAGCGGTACCCGCCAGAATGCCACCTTGTGGATGCCGTCGGAGGGGACGCCGCTTCTCATGGTACGCAAGAGCCTCGAGCGGGCCCGGCAGGAAAGCCCCCTGGCCGATATCCGGCCCTTTCCCTCCAGTCGGGATTTTGCGTCCGTCATTCCAGCCGAAGCCGTCAAGCTCGGACTGACCTTCGATGTGCTGCCCGTGCAGCAGCTCAACTTCTACACCAAACTGCTGGCAGGGCGGGAGTTCGTCGACATCTCCCCCCTCAATCGCGAGGTACGCTCGGTGAAGTCCCCCTTCGAGGTCGAGCTGCTGCGGCGCAGCGGCGCCAGCCTCAGTTCCGTCTTCACCCAGGTGCCGGAATTCCTGCGGGCGGGGATGCGCGAGCTCGATCTGTCGGCCGAATTCGAATGCCGCCTGCGCAAGGCGGGCAACGAAGGCTATGTGCGCATGCGCGCCTTCAATCAGGAGCTCTTTCAGGGGCTGGCGGTGTCGGCCGGCGGTGCCAGCTACGGCTTTTTTGACGGCGCCGTCACCGGCAGGGGGCTGTCCAACGCTTCGCCCCACGGCGCCTCCCTCGACGTCATCGAGAGAAACGTCCCCATCCTCCTCGACTATACCGGCGTCTTTGAAGGCTATATTACCGATATGACCCGAATTTTCGTCGTTGGCGACCTCGATGACGAACTCAAGCACGCCTTTGATGTCTCCGTGGCCATTCAGGCTTATCTGCAGGCTGCCCTGAAACCGGGGGCCATTTGCGAGGAACTCTTCCTGCGGTCCGTCGAGATGGCGGCAGAAGCCGGTCTCGGTGGTTCCTTCATGGGTATGCCCGGGGAGCAGGCTCGTTTCGTCGGCCACGGGGTCGGCCTGGAGCTCGATGAGTTTCCAGTCATTGCCCAGGGTTTTAAAGTCCCCCTCAAAGAAGGGCATGTCATCGCAATAGAACCGAAGTTTGTTCTTCCCGGCAAAGGGGTGGTCGGCATTGAAAACACCTTCGTCACCACAGCCATAGGTGGTGTCAAACTCACCGATATCCCAGATGTAATTACCTACCTGTAG
- a CDS encoding thiolase family protein produces the protein MSADVYVVEAKRTPFGSFGGVLADVPAAVLGTTAIQGVLQAASLSPEAVDEVIVGQVLAGGCGQAPARQAMRGAGIPDSAAALTINKVCGSGLKAVMLGADSIRLGESQLVVAGGMESMSLAPYVLSKARTGYRMGNGELVDLMVFDGLTDPYTGRHMGEIGEASVERHGLSRQEQDKLALRSYRLAQAAVESGVFAEEIVPVVKKGRGGETVIEKDEEPFKVDFDRLTGLRAVFKKDGTITAGNASTINDGAAMLLLAGEEALRRHQLKPRARIVAQATESRHPDEFPEAPIGAIAKVCAKAGLSVADIDLFEINEAFASVALLAIKAHNIPLDKVNVHGGACAIGHPIGASGARLATTLIRELEKRQLRYGLATLCIGGGEAVAVIFERIA, from the coding sequence ATGAGTGCTGATGTTTATGTGGTGGAGGCCAAGAGAACGCCTTTCGGCTCCTTTGGAGGCGTCCTGGCCGATGTTCCTGCCGCTGTTCTGGGCACGACGGCCATCCAGGGGGTGCTGCAGGCAGCGTCCCTGTCGCCTGAGGCGGTAGACGAAGTCATTGTCGGTCAGGTCCTGGCCGGCGGTTGCGGTCAGGCCCCGGCCCGGCAAGCCATGCGTGGGGCCGGTATCCCCGATTCAGCGGCCGCCCTGACGATCAACAAGGTCTGCGGCAGCGGCTTGAAGGCTGTCATGCTGGGCGCTGATTCAATCCGGCTCGGCGAGTCGCAGCTGGTCGTCGCCGGCGGCATGGAAAGCATGTCCCTGGCCCCTTATGTTCTCAGCAAGGCTCGCACGGGTTATCGCATGGGGAACGGTGAACTTGTCGATCTGATGGTCTTCGACGGTCTTACCGACCCCTATACCGGACGCCACATGGGGGAGATCGGCGAAGCGAGCGTCGAGCGCCACGGTCTAAGCCGTCAGGAGCAGGACAAACTGGCGCTGCGCTCCTACCGCCTGGCCCAGGCCGCCGTTGAGAGCGGGGTCTTCGCTGAAGAGATCGTCCCCGTGGTCAAAAAGGGCAGGGGGGGAGAAACGGTCATCGAGAAGGACGAGGAACCCTTCAAGGTCGATTTCGACCGCCTGACCGGGTTGCGGGCCGTCTTCAAAAAGGACGGCACCATCACCGCCGGCAACGCCTCCACCATCAACGATGGCGCCGCCATGCTGCTGCTGGCCGGTGAAGAGGCGCTCAGGCGGCACCAGTTGAAGCCGCGGGCCCGGATAGTGGCCCAGGCTACCGAAAGCCGCCATCCCGACGAGTTCCCCGAGGCCCCCATCGGCGCCATCGCCAAGGTCTGTGCCAAGGCCGGACTGTCGGTGGCCGATATCGATCTCTTTGAAATCAACGAGGCCTTTGCTTCCGTGGCCCTGCTGGCCATCAAGGCCCATAACATTCCACTGGATAAGGTCAACGTCCATGGCGGCGCCTGCGCCATCGGTCATCCCATCGGTGCCAGCGGGGCCCGTCTGGCGACCACCCTCATCCGGGAACTGGAGAAGCGTCAGCTGCGCTATGGTCTGGCCACTCTGTGCATCGGCGGCGGCGAAGCCGTGGCCGTCATTTTTGAACGTATCGCCTGA
- the icmF gene encoding fused isobutyryl-CoA mutase/GTPase IcmF gives MHQQIAPYKSQHKLRFVTATSLFDGHDVSINIVRRLLQASGAEVIHLGHNRSVDEIVTAAIQEDAHGINISSYQGGHVEFFQYTMDLLRERGAGHIKVFGGGGGVIIPEEIKRIESCGVTKIFSPEDGRRMGLQGMINFMLKQCDFSLERHPDEELQKLAQQDIRAINTIISLAEDSVHAGSEGGYARLRDQVKAMARSVPVLGVTGTGGAGKSSLCDELVLRFLRDFPDKSVAILAVDPSRQRTGGALLGDRIRMNSIAGKRVYMRSLATRDSRSELSLAIQDALDVVRASGFDLVIVETSGIGQGDASVVPICDLSLYVMTSEFGAPTQLEKIDMLDFADLVAINKFERKGSEDALRNVKKQVRRNRNQFDVPDEAIPVYGTIASQFNDPGVSVLYLAVLEKLNEKRQLGWQSKMQVSDGDSLSKTVISADRIHYLGEIAQTVRSYHKDVEQQSKVARALGQLKATLAQLPEGLAAAEEVAGLIRKTESMLHEEPRQLLDCWDELKQAYRQDALVTKVRDREIRTELFSTSLSGTRIPRVSLPRYTDQGDILRWLMLENLPGYFPYTAGVFPFKRAEEDPKRQFAGEGSPERTNRRFHYLCQDDGAKRLSTAFDSVTLYGADPDTPPDVYGKVGESGVSICNVEDMGKLFAGFDLCAPSTSVSMTINGPAPAMLAMFFNVAIGQQVDKFVEQQGRQPNAEEVAQIKSATLQNVRGTVQADILKEDQGQNTCLFSIDFALKIMGDMQQYFIDQKVRNYYSVSISGYHIAEAGANPITQLALTLSNGFTYVEYYLSRGMHIDDFAPNLSFFFSNGLDPEYSVIGRVARRLWAVTMREKYGANERSQKLKYHIQTSGRSLHAQEMDFNDIRTTLQALIAIYDNCNSLHTNAYDEAVTTPTEESVRRAMAIQMIISKEFGLTRNENPVQGSFIIEELTDLVEEAVLQEFERLDHRGGVLGAMETQYQRSKIQDESMLYEHKKHNGDLPIVGVNTFLSPRADEAGYDIPGELARATPEEKERQIANLRAFQEKNKDQAPQALERLKEVAVTGGNIFAEMMETVKVASLGQITQALFEVGGRYRRNM, from the coding sequence ATGCACCAACAGATAGCACCCTACAAAAGCCAGCATAAACTGCGTTTTGTGACCGCCACCAGTCTTTTTGACGGCCACGACGTTTCCATCAATATTGTGCGCCGCCTGCTGCAGGCCTCCGGCGCCGAGGTGATCCATCTTGGCCATAACCGTTCCGTCGACGAGATCGTCACGGCCGCCATTCAGGAAGACGCCCACGGTATCAACATCAGCAGCTACCAGGGCGGTCATGTCGAATTCTTCCAGTACACCATGGATCTGCTGCGCGAACGCGGCGCCGGCCACATCAAGGTCTTCGGCGGCGGCGGCGGCGTCATCATCCCCGAGGAGATCAAGAGGATCGAATCCTGCGGGGTGACCAAGATCTTCTCCCCCGAAGACGGCCGCCGCATGGGACTGCAGGGGATGATCAACTTCATGCTGAAGCAGTGCGATTTCAGCCTGGAGCGCCATCCCGACGAAGAGCTGCAGAAGTTGGCCCAGCAGGACATCCGGGCCATCAATACCATTATCTCCCTGGCCGAAGACTCGGTTCACGCTGGCAGCGAAGGCGGCTATGCCCGACTGCGCGACCAGGTCAAGGCCATGGCCCGCTCGGTGCCGGTGCTGGGAGTGACCGGCACTGGCGGCGCCGGCAAGAGTTCCCTGTGCGATGAACTGGTCTTGCGTTTTTTACGGGATTTTCCCGACAAGAGCGTCGCTATCCTCGCCGTCGATCCCTCCCGGCAGCGTACGGGCGGCGCCCTGCTGGGGGATCGCATCCGCATGAATTCCATCGCCGGCAAACGGGTCTACATGCGCTCCCTGGCCACGCGGGATTCACGCTCCGAGCTGTCCCTGGCCATTCAGGATGCCCTCGACGTGGTGCGCGCCTCGGGTTTCGACCTTGTCATCGTCGAGACCTCCGGCATCGGTCAGGGCGATGCCTCCGTCGTGCCCATCTGCGATCTTTCGCTCTACGTGATGACTTCCGAGTTTGGGGCGCCGACCCAGTTGGAGAAGATCGATATGCTCGACTTCGCCGATCTGGTCGCCATCAACAAGTTCGAACGCAAGGGTTCCGAGGACGCCCTGCGCAACGTCAAGAAGCAGGTGCGGCGCAACCGCAATCAGTTTGATGTCCCTGATGAGGCGATTCCCGTCTATGGCACCATCGCCTCCCAGTTCAACGACCCCGGCGTCTCCGTCCTCTACCTGGCCGTGCTGGAGAAGCTCAATGAGAAACGGCAACTGGGCTGGCAATCAAAAATGCAGGTGAGCGACGGCGACAGTCTGAGCAAGACGGTCATCTCCGCCGACCGCATCCATTACCTGGGGGAGATTGCCCAGACAGTGCGGAGTTACCACAAGGATGTCGAACAGCAGAGCAAGGTGGCCCGCGCCCTCGGCCAGCTCAAAGCCACCCTGGCCCAGTTGCCGGAGGGGCTGGCGGCGGCTGAAGAGGTGGCTGGCCTGATACGAAAGACGGAGTCCATGCTGCATGAAGAGCCGCGCCAGTTGCTCGATTGTTGGGATGAACTGAAGCAGGCCTACCGTCAGGATGCCCTGGTGACCAAGGTGCGCGACCGGGAGATCCGCACCGAGCTCTTCAGTACCAGCCTCTCGGGTACGCGTATCCCCCGGGTCAGCCTGCCGCGCTACACCGACCAGGGCGACATCCTGCGCTGGCTCATGCTGGAGAACCTGCCAGGCTACTTCCCCTACACGGCCGGCGTCTTCCCCTTCAAACGGGCTGAGGAGGATCCCAAGCGGCAGTTCGCCGGGGAGGGGAGCCCCGAGCGCACCAACCGGCGCTTCCACTATCTCTGCCAGGACGACGGCGCCAAGCGACTCTCCACGGCTTTTGACAGCGTCACCCTCTATGGGGCCGATCCCGATACGCCGCCCGATGTCTACGGCAAGGTCGGTGAGAGTGGTGTCTCCATCTGCAACGTCGAAGACATGGGCAAGCTCTTTGCCGGCTTTGACCTGTGCGCGCCGTCCACCAGCGTCTCCATGACCATAAACGGCCCGGCCCCGGCCATGCTGGCCATGTTCTTCAATGTGGCCATCGGTCAGCAGGTCGACAAATTTGTGGAACAGCAGGGGAGGCAGCCGAATGCGGAAGAGGTGGCGCAGATCAAGAGCGCCACCCTGCAGAACGTGCGCGGCACCGTGCAGGCCGATATTCTCAAAGAGGACCAGGGCCAGAACACCTGCCTCTTCTCCATCGATTTCGCTCTCAAGATCATGGGGGACATGCAGCAGTACTTCATCGACCAGAAGGTGCGCAACTACTACTCGGTGTCCATCAGCGGCTACCACATCGCCGAAGCGGGGGCCAACCCCATCACCCAGCTGGCATTGACCCTGTCCAACGGCTTCACCTATGTCGAGTACTATCTGTCGCGGGGGATGCATATCGATGATTTCGCCCCCAACCTCTCTTTCTTCTTCAGCAACGGCCTCGACCCGGAGTATTCGGTCATCGGCCGGGTGGCGCGGCGCCTTTGGGCCGTGACCATGCGGGAGAAGTACGGGGCCAACGAGCGCAGCCAGAAATTGAAGTACCACATTCAGACCTCGGGGCGTTCCCTGCACGCCCAGGAGATGGACTTCAACGACATCCGCACGACTCTGCAGGCTCTCATCGCCATCTATGACAACTGCAACTCGCTGCACACCAATGCCTACGATGAGGCGGTGACGACGCCTACAGAGGAGTCGGTGCGGCGGGCCATGGCCATCCAGATGATCATCAGCAAGGAGTTCGGGCTGACCAGGAATGAAAACCCCGTGCAGGGATCTTTCATCATTGAGGAGCTGACCGACCTGGTGGAGGAGGCGGTCCTGCAGGAGTTCGAGCGCCTCGACCATCGCGGTGGCGTGCTCGGGGCCATGGAGACCCAGTATCAGCGCAGCAAAATTCAGGATGAATCAATGCTCTATGAGCACAAAAAACACAATGGCGACCTGCCTATCGTCGGTGTCAACACCTTCCTCAGCCCCCGGGCCGATGAGGCAGGCTACGATATTCCCGGTGAACTGGCGCGGGCTACCCCGGAGGAAAAGGAGAGGCAGATTGCCAATCTGCGCGCCTTTCAGGAGAAGAACAAAGACCAGGCGCCACAGGCCCTCGAGCGCCTGAAAGAGGTGGCCGTTACCGGCGGCAATATCTTTGCCGAAATGATGGAAACGGTCAAAGTCGCTTCTCTCGGTCAGATCACCCAGGCCCTTTTCGAGGTCGGCGGGCGCTACCGGCGCAACATGTAG
- a CDS encoding heterodisulfide reductase-related iron-sulfur binding cluster, giving the protein MEATREIYWNVGHGVVLPMYLLAMAAFGLMAWGVRQRLAHWRQGKPLNRFDRPQERLRRMVGEVLAQSKVARVREGGVFHALFFWGFVTLFVGTLLVMLQADLLTPVFEFNLLQGSFYLIFSLALDIAGAVAILMLAGLFVRRYLVKPAGLETKTEDLWLHGLLFAILITGFFIEGARMAATELVWNPELARFSPVGLLVAKGMSGLSPQGLGTLHVFLWWLHLLLALGFIAALPFTKLKHILYTSANAFFAPLEAKGAIATLNLEDEEAEQFGAATVADLTWKDLFDADACTSCKRCQDRCPAYITDKPLSPMKLIEQLGETAITGKDAPLVEAVGEEAIWSCTTCRACQDICPANNEHVNKIIELRRNLTLMEGAFPGDEVRTAISNLEVNGNPFGMAFAGRGDWAEGLDVARVGAGESADILYFAGCYASFDQRNREVARNFVRICQAAGVRVGILGKDEKCCGEPARKLGNEYLYQMLAQENVETLQASGVARIVTTCPHCFNTLSRDYRDLGLEVEVEHYTTYIHRLLLEGHLLLTPGAEQACTYHDSCYLGRYKDIVSEPREVLKAAGWQVTEMDQAGLDSFCCSAGGGRILAEEKLGSRINVTRVRQAAATEAPILVSNCPFCLTMFEDGIKTSDCEDRLKVRDLAEIVVERIGG; this is encoded by the coding sequence ATGGAAGCCACCCGTGAAATCTACTGGAATGTCGGCCATGGCGTGGTGCTGCCCATGTATCTTCTGGCGATGGCTGCCTTCGGCCTGATGGCTTGGGGGGTCAGGCAACGTCTGGCCCACTGGCGGCAGGGAAAGCCGCTCAACCGGTTCGATCGCCCGCAGGAGAGGTTGCGGCGAATGGTCGGCGAGGTGCTGGCACAAAGCAAGGTCGCGCGCGTCCGCGAGGGCGGTGTCTTTCATGCCCTGTTCTTCTGGGGATTTGTGACCCTCTTTGTCGGCACCCTGCTGGTCATGCTGCAGGCCGACCTGCTGACACCGGTGTTCGAGTTCAATCTGCTGCAGGGCAGCTTTTACCTGATTTTCTCACTGGCGCTTGATATCGCCGGCGCCGTGGCCATCCTCATGCTGGCTGGCCTCTTCGTGCGGCGTTACCTGGTCAAGCCGGCCGGCCTGGAGACGAAGACCGAAGATCTCTGGCTTCACGGCCTGCTCTTCGCCATCCTCATCACCGGCTTCTTCATTGAGGGGGCCCGTATGGCCGCCACCGAACTGGTCTGGAATCCGGAGCTGGCCCGCTTTTCTCCCGTCGGTCTGCTCGTGGCCAAGGGGATGTCGGGGCTGTCACCACAGGGCCTCGGCACCCTGCACGTCTTCCTCTGGTGGCTGCATCTGCTGCTGGCTCTCGGTTTCATTGCGGCGCTGCCCTTCACCAAGCTCAAGCACATCCTCTACACCAGCGCCAACGCCTTTTTCGCCCCCCTGGAGGCCAAGGGCGCCATTGCCACCCTCAACCTCGAAGACGAAGAAGCCGAGCAGTTCGGCGCCGCTACCGTAGCCGATCTGACCTGGAAGGACCTCTTTGACGCGGACGCCTGCACCAGCTGCAAACGCTGCCAGGATCGCTGCCCGGCCTATATTACCGACAAGCCGCTCTCCCCCATGAAACTCATCGAGCAACTGGGCGAGACGGCGATTACCGGCAAGGATGCGCCGCTGGTCGAGGCGGTGGGGGAGGAGGCCATCTGGTCCTGTACCACCTGCCGCGCCTGCCAGGACATCTGCCCCGCCAACAACGAACACGTCAACAAGATTATCGAGCTGCGCCGCAATCTGACCCTGATGGAAGGCGCTTTCCCCGGCGACGAGGTGCGCACGGCCATCAGCAACCTGGAGGTGAACGGCAATCCTTTCGGGATGGCCTTTGCCGGACGCGGCGACTGGGCCGAGGGGCTCGATGTGGCCCGGGTGGGGGCGGGGGAGTCAGCCGACATTCTCTACTTCGCCGGCTGCTACGCCTCCTTTGACCAGCGCAACCGCGAGGTCGCCCGCAACTTCGTGCGCATCTGCCAGGCCGCCGGCGTCCGCGTCGGTATCCTCGGCAAGGACGAGAAGTGCTGCGGCGAACCAGCCCGCAAGCTGGGCAACGAATATCTCTACCAGATGCTGGCCCAGGAGAATGTCGAGACCCTTCAGGCCAGCGGCGTTGCCCGCATCGTTACCACCTGTCCGCATTGCTTCAACACCTTGAGCCGCGATTACCGCGATCTGGGGCTGGAGGTGGAGGTCGAACACTACACGACCTATATCCACCGTCTTCTGCTAGAAGGTCATCTTTTGCTGACGCCGGGGGCTGAACAGGCCTGTACCTATCACGACTCCTGCTACCTGGGGCGCTACAAGGATATCGTCAGCGAGCCACGGGAGGTGCTGAAGGCGGCAGGCTGGCAGGTGACGGAGATGGACCAGGCCGGGCTCGACAGTTTCTGCTGCAGCGCCGGCGGCGGCCGCATTCTGGCCGAAGAGAAACTGGGGTCGCGCATCAATGTGACGCGGGTGCGGCAGGCGGCGGCCACGGAGGCGCCGATTCTGGTCAGCAACTGCCCCTTCTGTCTGACCATGTTCGAAGACGGCATCAAGACCTCAGATTGCGAAGACCGGCTTAAAGTGCGCGACTTAGCCGAAATTGTTGTGGAAAGGATAGGAGGATAG
- a CDS encoding enoyl-CoA hydratase-related protein has translation MDNSLLLIDINDGIALLTINSPKTLNALNSTVLSELECALYELDRNDAVKVVVLTGAGDKAFVAGADIKEMAGMNAFEGQQFGLKGQRVMLMMEKMRKPVIAAVNGYALGGGLELALACDFIYASEKARLGFPEVTLGIIPGFGGTQNLARRLGSARASELIFSGRMIEASKACTWGIVNEVFAPEELLAKAMETASAIASVGSLGVAYAKNAIVNGLNMGKEDGFRYEASLFGVLFATEDQKEGMGAFVEKRKAAFKGK, from the coding sequence ATGGACAACAGTCTGCTGCTGATCGATATAAACGACGGGATCGCCCTGCTGACCATCAACAGCCCCAAGACCCTCAACGCTCTCAACAGCACGGTCTTGAGCGAGCTGGAGTGCGCTCTCTATGAGCTGGACCGCAACGATGCGGTAAAAGTGGTGGTGCTCACCGGTGCTGGCGACAAGGCCTTCGTGGCCGGCGCCGATATCAAGGAAATGGCCGGGATGAATGCTTTCGAGGGGCAGCAGTTCGGCCTCAAGGGGCAGCGGGTCATGCTGATGATGGAAAAGATGCGCAAACCGGTGATCGCCGCCGTCAACGGCTATGCCCTCGGTGGCGGCCTCGAACTGGCCCTGGCCTGCGACTTCATCTATGCCTCGGAAAAAGCCCGACTTGGCTTCCCCGAAGTGACCCTCGGCATCATCCCCGGTTTCGGCGGCACCCAGAACCTGGCCCGCCGCCTTGGCTCGGCCCGGGCCAGCGAGCTCATTTTCAGCGGCCGTATGATCGAGGCGTCAAAAGCCTGTACCTGGGGGATCGTCAACGAGGTCTTCGCGCCGGAAGAGCTGCTTGCCAAGGCGATGGAGACGGCATCAGCCATCGCCTCCGTCGGCTCCCTCGGTGTCGCCTACGCCAAGAACGCCATCGTCAACGGGCTTAACATGGGCAAGGAGGACGGCTTCCGCTACGAGGCTTCCCTCTTCGGCGTGCTTTTCGCCACGGAGGATCAGAAAGAGGGGATGGGGGCTTTCGTGGAAAAGCGCAAAGCGGCCTTCAAGGGGAAGTAA
- a CDS encoding nitroreductase family protein, whose translation MDIFEVIRDRRSIRKYKDSPVEPEKIEQILDAARLAPSWKNMQCWRFLVLRDPARRAALLEAIPDDNPGKKAVAAAPVIILLCADPRESDVENGIPYYVADAAIAFEHLCLAAHALGLGTCWMGWYDEAKIKAALAIPEPMRVVGFTPLGIPDQEPKPRPRKALTDIAYFDTWPANE comes from the coding sequence GTGGACATTTTTGAAGTCATTCGCGACCGACGCAGTATCCGCAAGTACAAGGACAGCCCCGTCGAGCCCGAAAAGATCGAGCAGATTCTCGACGCGGCCCGGCTGGCGCCTTCCTGGAAGAACATGCAGTGCTGGCGCTTTCTTGTCCTGCGGGATCCGGCCCGGCGGGCGGCTCTGCTGGAGGCCATTCCGGACGACAATCCCGGCAAGAAGGCGGTGGCCGCCGCGCCGGTGATCATTCTGCTCTGCGCCGATCCGCGCGAGTCCGACGTCGAGAACGGCATCCCCTACTACGTAGCCGACGCCGCCATCGCTTTTGAGCATCTCTGTCTGGCAGCCCACGCCTTAGGCCTCGGCACCTGCTGGATGGGATGGTACGACGAGGCCAAAATCAAGGCGGCGCTGGCCATCCCCGAGCCCATGCGCGTGGTCGGCTTTACTCCTCTGGGCATTCCAGATCAGGAGCCGAAGCCGCGCCCGCGTAAGGCGCTGACGGATATCGCCTACTTCGACACCTGGCCTGCCAACGAATAG
- a CDS encoding acyl-CoA dehydrogenase, translating to MNFELSQDHRVLQDSVRDFVNKEIKPLAMKIDEDHAIPDALVKQIGEMGLLGSYLPEEYGGAGMDMLSYAIVVEEVSKACASSGVLISAHTSLCSGPIYTFGTEEQKQKWLPALNTGEKIGCFLLTEPDAGSDAGGTATTYRREGDEFVINGSKTFITNGGYLGTGVLLASYDRSLKHKGISAFIIDLETPGVSILKNENKMGIRGSYTTAFALDNVRIPVENLLGQEGKGFNVAMDTLNGGRIGIASQALGIAEGAFERALAYSKERKQFGQAICEFQAIQFKLADMKTRIETSKLLTYKAACLKDAGRNYTMESAMCKMHASETATYVTKEAIQIHGGYGYICDYEVERMYRDAKITEIYEGTNEVQRVVISKLLLG from the coding sequence ATGAATTTTGAACTTTCACAGGATCACAGGGTGCTGCAGGACAGCGTGCGGGATTTCGTCAACAAGGAGATCAAGCCGCTGGCCATGAAAATAGACGAGGATCACGCCATTCCCGACGCCCTGGTGAAACAGATAGGCGAGATGGGCCTGCTCGGCAGCTACCTGCCGGAAGAGTACGGCGGTGCCGGCATGGACATGCTTTCCTACGCTATCGTGGTGGAAGAGGTCTCCAAGGCCTGCGCTTCCAGCGGCGTCCTCATCTCTGCCCACACCTCCCTCTGCTCCGGGCCGATCTATACCTTCGGCACCGAGGAGCAGAAACAGAAGTGGCTGCCGGCCCTCAATACAGGTGAAAAAATAGGCTGCTTCCTGCTGACCGAGCCCGATGCCGGCAGTGACGCCGGCGGCACCGCCACCACGTATCGTCGCGAGGGAGATGAATTCGTCATCAACGGCAGCAAGACCTTTATCACCAACGGCGGTTATCTGGGCACCGGCGTGCTGCTGGCTTCCTATGACCGCAGCCTCAAACACAAGGGGATCAGCGCCTTTATCATCGATCTCGAAACGCCGGGGGTTTCCATTCTCAAAAACGAGAACAAGATGGGCATCCGGGGCAGCTACACCACCGCTTTTGCCCTCGACAACGTCCGCATCCCGGTAGAAAACCTGCTGGGCCAGGAAGGGAAGGGTTTCAACGTCGCCATGGACACCCTCAATGGCGGCCGCATCGGCATCGCTTCCCAGGCCCTGGGAATTGCCGAAGGCGCCTTTGAGCGGGCCCTGGCCTATTCCAAGGAGCGCAAGCAGTTCGGCCAGGCTATCTGCGAGTTTCAGGCGATCCAGTTCAAGCTGGCCGACATGAAGACGCGCATCGAAACGAGCAAGCTGCTGACCTACAAGGCGGCCTGTCTCAAAGATGCCGGCAGGAACTACACCATGGAATCGGCCATGTGCAAGATGCATGCTTCCGAGACGGCGACCTATGTGACCAAGGAAGCCATTCAAATCCACGGCGGCTACGGCTACATCTGCGACTACGAGGTCGAGCGCATGTACCGCGACGCCAAGATCACCGAAATCTACGAGGGGACCAACGAGGTGCAGCGTGTGGTCATCTCCAAACTGCTCCTGGGCTAA
- a CDS encoding 3-hydroxybutyryl-CoA dehydrogenase yields MITTIGVLGAGQMGNGIAHVFAQFGYEVVLYDIAQHQLDRAVATIRQNLERQAKKGAIADSLVTESLGRIKTTKAMEELAAVDFAIEAVTENETLKLEIFRQLDGIVKPEAFLASNTSSIPITKIAAVTGRPEKVIGMHFMNPVPVMKLVEVIRGHATSDETFEVTSALVKKLEKEMAVSQDYPGFIVNRVLIPMINEAVFALYEGIATAEDIDKGMKLGTNQPMGPLTLADFIGLDTVLAIANVLYDGFKDPKYRPCPLLVKMVNAGYMGRKSGRGFYTY; encoded by the coding sequence ATGATTACCACGATTGGCGTATTGGGGGCAGGACAGATGGGCAACGGCATCGCCCACGTCTTTGCCCAGTTCGGATATGAAGTCGTGTTGTACGACATCGCCCAGCACCAGCTCGACAGGGCGGTGGCCACCATACGGCAGAACCTGGAGCGCCAGGCGAAGAAAGGCGCCATCGCCGACAGCCTGGTGACCGAATCTCTCGGCCGGATCAAGACCACCAAGGCCATGGAAGAACTGGCGGCAGTCGATTTCGCCATCGAGGCTGTCACCGAGAACGAAACCCTCAAGCTGGAAATCTTTCGTCAGCTCGACGGCATCGTCAAGCCTGAAGCCTTTCTCGCCTCCAACACCTCCTCCATTCCCATCACCAAGATCGCCGCCGTAACCGGACGGCCCGAGAAGGTCATCGGCATGCACTTCATGAATCCGGTGCCGGTGATGAAGCTCGTCGAGGTCATCCGCGGCCACGCCACCAGCGACGAGACCTTTGAGGTCACGTCGGCGCTGGTCAAGAAGCTGGAAAAGGAGATGGCTGTCTCCCAGGACTACCCCGGCTTCATCGTCAACCGCGTGCTCATCCCCATGATCAATGAAGCCGTTTTCGCCCTTTATGAGGGGATCGCCACGGCGGAGGATATCGACAAGGGCATGAAGCTGGGCACCAACCAGCCCATGGGGCCGCTTACCCTGGCCGACTTCATCGGCCTCGACACGGTGCTGGCCATCGCCAATGTTCTCTACGACGGCTTTAAGGACCCCAAGTACCGGCCCTGCCCGCTGCTGGTGAAGATGGTCAACGCCGGCTATATGGGGCGCAAATCTGGCCGCGGATTCTACACCTACTAA